Proteins encoded in a region of the Halosimplex halophilum genome:
- a CDS encoding metallophosphoesterase family protein, whose protein sequence is MDLGLISDIHGNRPALEAVLADGADDVDEFVCLGDIVGYGPWPSECVHLIQQHCETVIQGNHDREALDPEGYTDNETAMAGLRYAEEELITANLVWLQSRPRRTDLLDGDALLVHDHPEQVDRYVMPRGFPEVRPHLDDYEACFLGHTHIQHEAVIDDRLILNPGSVGQPRDGDSRAAYAVVDTDTWETDLRRVEYDIETVQREVAEEGLPPKSGNAWPADADGRTGTAPRGPLTGRAIRRRAVTGASSGGRCRR, encoded by the coding sequence ATGGACCTCGGTCTGATCTCCGACATCCACGGCAACCGCCCTGCGCTGGAGGCCGTCCTCGCGGACGGGGCCGACGACGTCGACGAGTTCGTCTGCCTCGGCGACATCGTCGGGTACGGGCCGTGGCCGTCCGAGTGCGTGCACCTGATTCAGCAGCACTGCGAGACGGTGATCCAGGGGAACCACGACCGGGAAGCGCTCGATCCGGAGGGGTACACGGACAACGAGACGGCGATGGCCGGCCTCCGATACGCGGAGGAGGAGCTGATCACGGCGAATCTGGTGTGGTTGCAGAGCAGGCCACGCAGGACCGACCTGCTGGACGGCGACGCCCTCCTGGTCCACGACCATCCCGAACAGGTCGACCGCTACGTCATGCCCCGGGGGTTCCCGGAGGTCAGACCGCACCTGGACGACTACGAGGCCTGTTTCCTCGGCCACACGCATATCCAGCACGAGGCGGTGATCGACGACCGCCTCATCCTGAATCCCGGGTCGGTGGGACAGCCCCGTGACGGCGACAGCCGGGCCGCGTACGCTGTCGTCGATACCGACACCTGGGAGACGGATCTGCGCCGCGTGGAATACGACATCGAGACGGTACAGAGAGAGGTCGCGGAAGAGGGGCTACCCCCGAAATCGGGGAACGCCTGGCCAGCGGACGCTGACGGGCGAACCGGAACGGCTCCACGAGGCCCCCTCACCGGCCGGGCGATCCGTCGTCGTGCAGTAACTGGCGCATCGTCTGGCGGTCGGTGTCGGCGGTAA
- a CDS encoding poly-gamma-glutamate hydrolase family protein, with product MTEASIGESPEIAAANRCRLSRRVADDLEKTEDDHVRVECESSKAYFIVDGIHHDAPGLTVNADGLERIDAQTGQTGTVEATVPIESRDRAFVTGDIAETLWDRADADVFITCPHGGDIEYNTDEMGQYLFKKLRTRGIAATAWMLHGYYTGQEKDAFKRWHVKKPVKAYDAYPGLRQLMERAFACRYAVGFHIHKYDYVAVGGRADDDLRERVGDAIRGPVPSKYDVETDYNEIALAGRSKQASMNYFAEDDQGIQIELPTRVAYNKFHSLPEAVADVFTEIL from the coding sequence ATGACCGAGGCTAGTATCGGGGAATCACCGGAGATAGCGGCCGCAAACCGGTGTCGGCTCTCGCGCCGGGTGGCCGACGACCTGGAGAAAACGGAAGACGACCACGTCAGAGTCGAGTGTGAATCGTCGAAGGCGTACTTTATCGTCGACGGGATCCACCACGACGCGCCCGGACTCACGGTCAACGCGGACGGTCTAGAACGGATCGACGCACAGACCGGGCAGACAGGGACAGTCGAAGCGACGGTCCCGATCGAGAGCCGCGATCGGGCGTTCGTCACGGGCGATATCGCCGAGACCCTGTGGGACCGAGCGGACGCCGACGTGTTCATCACCTGTCCGCACGGCGGCGACATTGAGTACAACACCGACGAGATGGGGCAGTACCTGTTCAAGAAATTGCGGACCCGAGGGATCGCGGCGACGGCGTGGATGCTACACGGGTACTACACCGGACAGGAAAAGGACGCCTTCAAGCGCTGGCACGTCAAGAAACCCGTCAAGGCGTACGACGCCTATCCGGGCCTGCGACAGCTGATGGAGCGGGCGTTCGCCTGTCGGTACGCAGTCGGGTTCCACATCCACAAGTACGACTACGTCGCCGTCGGCGGCAGAGCCGACGACGACCTCCGAGAGCGGGTCGGTGACGCTATCCGGGGTCCGGTGCCGTCGAAGTACGACGTCGAGACGGACTACAACGAGATCGCCCTGGCCGGCAGGAGCAAGCAGGCCTCGATGAACTACTTCGCCGAGGACGACCAGGGCATCCAGATCGAACTGCCGACACGGGTCGCCTACAACAAGTTCCACTCCCTTCCCGAGGCAGTGGCCGACGTCTTCACGGAGATACTTTAG
- a CDS encoding ATP-binding protein, with translation MASDRDAPETNSTPTYSPLDLEPNSENNPETDLPVALDIDTEELPEPRDPPEPRTYIEIRPTTDSLQHRNVSRAMNRLYAALDRATKTGLRHRLTGSTQTPLVEWLVVSDGRADPTVRYLVGTTHEELRETLVEVLRTALPRTYELNEVSYHPRFVEDHLPVQAETTADDEPTGGDPSPSETSTTPSETLTQRNDADRQAPPVDPDYLTHPYVAGVEYEATATYRQDWLTPLSAPISSTSRTNGRRDRPNTRRGTQSRDDGATQTTLTGVLEAMSDAEVPVVYQAVCRFNGSARDAAEEYIYDLEHGNGNIADMLLRELVPELGDDPSEYVPPPADQARIDDIKERNCHQTMTVSARAVALTRHTPDQADRVARRLASALSPASGPDHEVTGRVHTDEANGWLQTDDAGTQVYEDLCERMIHDPAYEATSSRLPWRSNSSRGIVLTPEELPAVCLLDGAGLTVQGERALATRPAEQTALALPSPSILLQYRPPGMALGMPLTNDRQPSGDPIYLPPDVQPTHQFIIGGTGSGKTVAMQTAALTNHGATDGPDLHFYHKAGAAEDYLRAHYATHGTLENVQYFDLTQVLPALSFFDIRPLLEAGIPREEARSRKAGHYAEILEGLMGSERYNQAQESTKLISNMVRALFDPIHGADSYSHKDLHERLERIQTHEEPPATTTEGLTRSFNGLVERDRDVFTRIVGGALGRIETIATDGRLAPLFNHTTGQSPTTDRTRNDDGASNPSTAPTGAPAGDGAAHESHSPSAGPSPSEGTQGAQTDEGADPSRDGEPTQGQESAPRFSFTDIVDDDQVVIFDFGGMDERVKRALTLVLFSDLWSALKAREEDERIEESPLVNCYVDEAGGVADSSLVDTFLSEGRSFGLAMCLGVQYPKQLDSPDPEDDTYLEALNEIATVVAGQVRVDDDLASVFTTAERSQADIEARLASMPSGEWLVRPGAGFGQPIPRPFLAKSLPALPGHPAGEQPLDGATKSAYRAARTLMVDTTRNQHGLSVSSLTHVDSGRTDKTQPGDAHSDPEPDGEHRADEPHEPTQTEPAGRTDSLLPYTARLPDCLDYDAERHAIECTTCTTRYDPDIDGVQAAIECCHSLEEVDRDDIPVCSPSLKRSAAEIAESEWSVEELLFVQAVWDAQQRRTHDLEYDLQRDSMIRLREYAGLDASAMVDLIDADILRKDTTHPHLLYSVSAEGRAVIGEHNREGIDHGAGKGDLGESSHHVMLVAFAEDIAHTYRQDPDSAVDTVESYYERDDGHRLDVVGLDSEGDIVLTIEAERVNHDVAEAAVTDFDKMAACDPDDALWVVTSQSDAVDIMEALHDPSDGDPRIDRTYSHTTPTSDYKIDAPGMTDVFTVSDAQSLLEEVSK, from the coding sequence ATGGCATCTGACCGGGACGCACCCGAAACTAATTCAACACCAACTTATTCTCCGCTCGATCTCGAACCGAACTCCGAAAACAACCCAGAGACAGACCTACCCGTCGCACTCGATATCGACACCGAAGAACTCCCCGAACCGCGCGACCCGCCCGAGCCGCGGACGTATATCGAGATTCGCCCGACGACCGACTCGCTCCAACACCGCAACGTCTCGCGGGCGATGAACCGGCTGTATGCTGCACTCGACCGAGCGACCAAAACCGGGCTTCGCCACCGCCTCACCGGCTCGACACAGACGCCGCTGGTCGAATGGCTCGTCGTCTCCGATGGCCGAGCCGACCCCACAGTCCGCTATCTCGTCGGCACGACACACGAAGAACTCCGCGAGACGCTCGTCGAAGTGCTGCGGACGGCACTGCCACGAACCTACGAACTGAACGAAGTGTCCTACCACCCACGCTTCGTCGAGGATCACTTACCCGTCCAAGCGGAAACGACCGCCGACGACGAACCCACAGGCGGAGACCCGTCCCCATCCGAGACATCGACCACGCCTTCCGAAACCCTCACCCAACGAAACGACGCCGACCGGCAGGCACCACCGGTCGACCCGGACTATCTCACCCACCCGTACGTCGCCGGCGTCGAATACGAGGCCACGGCGACCTACCGACAGGACTGGCTGACGCCGCTCTCAGCACCAATCTCATCCACCTCACGAACGAACGGCCGACGCGACCGCCCGAACACACGTCGCGGGACACAGTCACGCGACGACGGGGCCACCCAGACCACACTCACGGGCGTGCTGGAGGCGATGAGCGATGCAGAGGTGCCGGTCGTCTACCAGGCGGTCTGTCGATTCAATGGGAGCGCCCGCGACGCCGCCGAGGAATACATCTACGACCTCGAACACGGGAACGGCAACATCGCCGATATGCTCCTGCGAGAACTCGTGCCGGAACTCGGCGACGATCCCTCGGAGTACGTCCCACCGCCCGCAGACCAGGCACGTATCGACGACATCAAAGAGCGCAATTGCCACCAGACGATGACCGTCTCGGCACGGGCAGTTGCACTCACTCGCCACACCCCTGACCAGGCCGACCGCGTCGCCCGCCGTCTGGCGAGCGCCCTCAGCCCAGCCAGCGGGCCTGATCACGAAGTGACCGGCCGCGTCCACACTGACGAAGCCAACGGCTGGCTGCAGACAGACGACGCCGGGACGCAAGTCTACGAGGACCTCTGTGAGCGGATGATCCATGATCCCGCCTACGAAGCCACCAGCTCGCGCCTCCCCTGGCGCTCGAATTCGAGTCGCGGCATCGTCCTCACACCCGAAGAACTCCCGGCGGTGTGCCTCCTCGACGGCGCAGGATTAACCGTCCAGGGCGAGCGCGCACTCGCGACGCGGCCAGCCGAACAGACGGCGCTGGCGCTCCCGTCACCGAGCATCCTCTTGCAGTATCGACCACCGGGCATGGCACTGGGGATGCCGCTGACGAACGACCGCCAGCCATCGGGCGATCCGATCTATCTCCCGCCGGACGTCCAGCCCACCCACCAGTTCATCATCGGCGGGACCGGCAGCGGGAAGACCGTCGCGATGCAGACGGCCGCGCTCACGAATCACGGTGCCACCGACGGCCCCGATCTCCACTTCTATCACAAAGCCGGCGCGGCCGAGGACTACCTTCGCGCCCACTACGCGACCCACGGCACTCTCGAGAACGTCCAGTATTTCGACCTCACGCAGGTCCTCCCAGCACTCTCGTTTTTCGACATCCGACCCCTGCTCGAGGCGGGCATTCCCCGCGAGGAAGCCCGCTCGCGCAAGGCCGGCCACTACGCCGAGATCCTCGAAGGGCTCATGGGCAGCGAACGCTACAACCAGGCCCAGGAATCGACAAAGCTCATCTCAAACATGGTCCGTGCGCTCTTCGACCCGATCCACGGCGCGGACAGCTACTCCCACAAGGACCTCCACGAACGGCTCGAACGGATCCAGACACACGAGGAACCGCCGGCGACGACGACCGAGGGGCTCACGCGGTCGTTCAACGGCCTGGTCGAGCGCGACCGCGATGTCTTCACGCGCATCGTCGGCGGCGCACTCGGGCGTATCGAGACCATCGCCACGGACGGCCGGCTCGCACCGCTGTTTAACCACACCACGGGACAGTCCCCGACCACAGACCGCACTCGTAACGACGATGGCGCGAGCAATCCATCGACAGCACCCACAGGCGCGCCTGCTGGCGATGGGGCGGCACACGAGAGCCATTCCCCATCCGCTGGCCCGTCTCCGTCTGAAGGCACGCAGGGCGCCCAGACTGACGAGGGGGCGGACCCGAGCAGGGACGGCGAACCCACGCAGGGCCAAGAGAGTGCGCCCCGGTTTTCGTTCACCGATATCGTCGATGACGACCAGGTGGTCATCTTCGACTTCGGTGGGATGGACGAGCGCGTCAAGCGGGCGTTGACGCTCGTCCTCTTCTCCGATCTCTGGAGTGCGCTCAAGGCACGCGAAGAAGACGAGCGGATCGAGGAGTCGCCACTGGTCAACTGCTACGTGGACGAGGCAGGCGGGGTCGCCGATTCGAGTCTCGTCGATACGTTCCTCTCGGAGGGGCGGTCGTTCGGCCTCGCGATGTGTCTGGGCGTCCAGTATCCCAAACAGCTGGATTCGCCCGACCCGGAGGACGATACGTATCTCGAAGCGCTCAACGAGATCGCGACCGTCGTCGCCGGCCAGGTCCGCGTCGACGACGACCTCGCCAGCGTCTTCACGACCGCCGAACGCTCGCAGGCCGATATCGAAGCCCGACTCGCGAGTATGCCAAGCGGTGAGTGGCTCGTCCGGCCGGGAGCGGGCTTCGGCCAGCCGATTCCGCGGCCGTTCCTCGCCAAATCACTCCCCGCGCTTCCCGGCCACCCCGCGGGCGAGCAGCCACTCGATGGCGCCACGAAATCGGCGTATCGAGCCGCGCGAACGCTCATGGTCGACACGACGCGAAACCAGCACGGCCTGTCGGTGTCGTCACTGACACACGTCGATTCCGGTCGGACCGACAAGACCCAGCCCGGAGATGCCCACAGCGACCCGGAACCCGATGGGGAGCACCGAGCGGATGAACCACACGAACCAACCCAGACAGAACCCGCTGGGCGGACGGATTCGCTGTTGCCCTACACCGCACGGCTGCCCGACTGTCTCGACTACGACGCCGAGCGCCACGCCATCGAGTGTACGACCTGTACGACCCGATACGACCCCGATATCGACGGCGTGCAAGCGGCGATCGAGTGCTGTCACTCACTTGAGGAGGTCGACCGCGACGACATCCCCGTCTGTTCACCCTCGCTCAAGCGCTCCGCAGCAGAGATCGCCGAGTCTGAATGGTCGGTCGAAGAGCTGCTGTTCGTCCAGGCAGTGTGGGACGCTCAGCAACGTCGCACACACGACCTCGAATACGACCTGCAGCGTGATTCGATGATCCGCCTGCGAGAGTACGCCGGCCTCGACGCCTCGGCGATGGTCGACCTCATCGATGCCGACATTCTCCGCAAGGATACGACCCACCCCCACTTACTCTACAGCGTCAGCGCCGAGGGACGGGCGGTAATCGGCGAGCACAACCGCGAAGGGATCGACCACGGGGCCGGCAAGGGCGATCTGGGTGAGTCGTCCCATCACGTCATGCTCGTCGCCTTCGCCGAAGACATCGCCCACACCTATCGCCAGGATCCGGACTCGGCAGTCGACACCGTCGAATCCTATTACGAACGCGACGATGGTCATCGCCTGGACGTCGTCGGCCTCGATAGCGAGGGCGATATCGTGCTGACGATCGAAGCCGAGCGCGTCAACCACGATGTCGCCGAGGCCGCCGTCACCGATTTCGACAAGATGGCTGCCTGCGACCCCGACGATGCGCTGTGGGTCGTCACTAGCCAGTCCGACGCCGTCGATATCATGGAGGCGCTGCACGACCCCAGCGACGGCGACCCCCGGATCGACCGCACCTACAGCCACACGACGCCGACAAGCGATTACAAGATCGACGCGCCGGGCATGACCGACGTGTTCACCGTCTCGGACGCACAGTCGCTGCTCGAGGAAGTCTCAAAATAG
- a CDS encoding restriction endonuclease, translating into MGRERIDSYLDTISSDGFEYLVAEIWQQLGYETEVTQGSHDRGVDVIAKKDIPVTETILIQAKYYSGGNTVGSSQIQQYSALKHQNEGADRVILVTTSSFTAPAIDLAEELGVDLIDRADLISLIEDAEIEISSESSSGTSKGRTKHQSQADESIKAIEEELSGTCSACGASDVVTATCAACGEDYCTDCRKPFQHGCRDEPKTHQGDRVGTNGDAGEYTIDESAEMQSGGGGLKDLTANAGDADSNPLRTQAKVATLVPMWVGLVIGLASDIRVAVVSIPVGLLTGYVWAAVHDVEYSDLWF; encoded by the coding sequence ATGGGTCGGGAGCGGATCGACTCGTATCTCGATACGATCAGCAGTGACGGGTTTGAATACCTCGTTGCTGAGATCTGGCAGCAACTGGGGTACGAGACGGAGGTTACCCAGGGGTCGCACGACAGAGGCGTCGATGTAATTGCAAAGAAGGACATCCCGGTCACGGAGACGATACTGATTCAGGCAAAGTACTACTCTGGAGGGAATACGGTCGGGAGCAGTCAAATACAGCAGTATTCAGCGCTCAAACATCAAAATGAAGGTGCCGATCGGGTCATACTCGTCACCACCTCCTCGTTTACCGCACCCGCCATCGATCTTGCAGAAGAGCTCGGAGTAGATCTGATCGATAGAGCGGATCTGATATCGCTGATTGAGGACGCTGAGATCGAGATTAGCTCAGAATCCTCCTCAGGGACTTCGAAGGGCCGAACGAAACACCAGTCACAAGCCGACGAATCTATCAAAGCTATCGAAGAGGAACTGTCTGGAACGTGTTCGGCCTGTGGCGCTTCTGATGTTGTTACTGCCACGTGCGCCGCCTGTGGCGAGGACTACTGCACTGACTGTCGAAAGCCGTTCCAGCATGGCTGCCGGGATGAGCCGAAAACGCACCAAGGCGACCGTGTTGGCACCAACGGAGATGCAGGTGAGTACACGATAGACGAGTCTGCGGAAATGCAGTCCGGTGGTGGCGGCCTGAAAGATCTCACCGCGAACGCCGGAGACGCTGATTCCAACCCGTTACGAACCCAAGCGAAAGTCGCCACCCTGGTCCCGATGTGGGTCGGTCTCGTGATTGGCCTGGCCTCTGATATCCGAGTCGCGGTTGTGAGCATCCCAGTGGGGCTACTGACTGGATACGTCTGGGCAGCAGTCCACGACGTTGAGTACTCTGACCTGTGGTTTTGA
- a CDS encoding DNA-binding protein, producing the protein MSSETRFGSKVSDAQADDQEVDAAFDEGPELRRSVDQEIQGKVDTNHPNARPEGMTLKGEEKFRAREDEIRRTRQRMDRRQSSDREERTRDVVTGQTRYATEEPPEDPRERLSSEQLAEVNKRAAQIADDLEDRSRAGAAYRLAKKVREGVDMLNAALLVKEELHASPGVPVPIETLETVPRSAVDIEGEIVQLWEPDNAKIQSVGLIEDESGRTKFTIWERSGQPWVSEGERVRLRNVEKSWYQGRVSVAVTGWSEVEFPEKDRWWTE; encoded by the coding sequence ATGTCTAGTGAAACGCGATTCGGTAGTAAAGTTTCGGACGCACAGGCGGATGACCAGGAAGTCGATGCGGCATTCGATGAGGGGCCGGAACTGCGGCGGTCGGTCGACCAGGAGATACAGGGGAAGGTCGATACGAATCATCCGAATGCCAGGCCAGAGGGCATGACCCTGAAAGGCGAGGAGAAGTTCCGAGCGCGGGAGGATGAAATTCGACGAACGCGCCAGCGGATGGATCGAAGGCAGTCCTCCGATCGTGAAGAACGAACGCGCGACGTGGTGACCGGACAGACGCGCTATGCGACGGAAGAACCCCCTGAAGATCCGCGTGAACGTCTCAGTAGCGAGCAACTGGCGGAAGTAAACAAGCGCGCGGCGCAGATCGCGGATGACCTCGAAGACCGTTCCAGGGCAGGGGCAGCGTATCGACTCGCCAAGAAGGTGCGCGAAGGCGTGGATATGTTGAACGCGGCGTTGCTGGTCAAAGAGGAATTGCACGCATCTCCGGGCGTGCCAGTCCCGATCGAGACGCTCGAAACCGTGCCTCGCTCGGCGGTGGACATCGAGGGCGAAATCGTGCAGTTGTGGGAGCCGGATAACGCGAAGATTCAGTCGGTCGGACTCATCGAGGACGAGTCGGGACGGACGAAGTTCACCATCTGGGAGCGAAGTGGGCAGCCGTGGGTGAGTGAAGGCGAACGCGTGCGGTTGCGAAACGTCGAGAAGAGCTGGTATCAAGGGCGCGTCTCGGTGGCCGTGACGGGCTGGTCAGAGGTGGAGTTCCCGGAGAAAGACCGGTGGTGGACCGAGTAG
- a CDS encoding endo-1,4-beta-xylanase has product MSSDKTLRELADEQGVTIGAGVPARSFRQYPDDPTLAQTLKREFNAVTTANALKMGPLRPERKVYDFDDADAIVNFGVKNDMTVRGHTLLWHKQTPEWFLAWDYTDDQLEAFVRDHIHTVAGRYHDKVDVWDVVNEAVADDGSMRETMWYEAMGEEYLDKAFEWANDVAPNADLYYNDYEIASDNDKADAVYDLLQRLLDRGVPIDGVGIQMHSLPSYQHSREDPEAVGANIRRFKDLGLDVQVTEMDVAYGPDEEFDDRLEHQAQYYRDVLEACLDNGCDTLITWGVHDAGTWLQNRYDVTSDPLLFDENFNPKPAYDAIRDLLENRR; this is encoded by the coding sequence ATGTCCAGTGACAAGACACTCCGCGAACTGGCCGACGAACAAGGCGTGACGATCGGGGCAGGCGTTCCCGCTCGATCGTTCAGACAGTATCCCGACGACCCGACGCTCGCACAGACGCTCAAGCGGGAGTTCAACGCGGTTACGACAGCGAACGCGCTGAAAATGGGGCCGTTGCGCCCCGAACGCAAGGTCTACGATTTCGATGACGCCGACGCGATCGTGAACTTCGGTGTCAAGAACGACATGACCGTCCGGGGACACACGTTACTCTGGCACAAGCAGACCCCGGAGTGGTTCCTCGCTTGGGACTATACCGACGACCAGTTAGAAGCGTTTGTCCGGGATCATATTCACACGGTGGCCGGCCGCTATCACGACAAGGTAGATGTCTGGGATGTCGTGAACGAAGCGGTGGCCGATGACGGGTCGATGCGCGAGACGATGTGGTACGAGGCGATGGGCGAAGAGTATCTCGACAAGGCCTTCGAGTGGGCAAACGACGTCGCACCGAACGCCGATCTCTATTACAACGATTACGAGATCGCGTCAGACAACGACAAGGCCGACGCTGTATACGACCTTCTGCAGCGCCTGCTCGACCGTGGCGTGCCGATCGACGGCGTCGGGATCCAGATGCACTCCCTTCCGTCGTATCAGCACAGCCGGGAGGATCCCGAAGCGGTCGGCGCGAACATCCGTCGCTTCAAAGATCTGGGCTTGGATGTCCAGGTCACCGAGATGGACGTGGCGTACGGTCCCGACGAGGAGTTCGACGATCGTCTCGAACACCAAGCACAGTACTATCGAGATGTCCTCGAGGCGTGCCTCGACAACGGCTGTGACACGCTTATCACCTGGGGCGTCCACGACGCGGGAACCTGGCTCCAGAATCGCTACGACGTGACGAGCGACCCACTGCTCTTCGACGAGAATTTCAACCCCAAGCCCGCGTACGACGCGATCCGAGACCTCCTAGAGAATCGGAGGTGA
- the dgoD gene encoding galactonate dehydratase — protein sequence MEIRDYELFEVPPRSLLLKVETSDGLIGWGEPILEGRAQTAAAAVRELLDTYVVGEEAYEIERLWQKMYRSGFYRGGPILMSALSGIDQALWDLKGKSLGVPVYELLGGKARDQIRLYAHIRGETPTEAAEYAVERVEEGFTALKGAPGSRDWEHLDTPAVLDEARAHVGAVRDAVGDEIDLMFDFHGCPSKPMAKRLATALEEFDPMFYEELVVPEKNDVLPGIAAHTDIPLATGERMYSRFDFKPLLEAGAVDVIQPDVSHAGGITELRKIATMAEAYDVAVAPHSPLSAVALAACVQVDACTQNAIIQEQIVHEDRVPNYLADMSVFDHDDEGYIDIPEGPGLGIDVDEGYVREMTTEDAWDAPIVTRRDGSITDW from the coding sequence ATGGAGATCCGTGACTACGAACTCTTCGAAGTGCCACCTCGGTCACTGTTACTGAAAGTCGAAACGTCGGACGGCCTCATCGGGTGGGGCGAACCGATCCTCGAAGGACGAGCACAGACTGCCGCCGCGGCAGTTCGGGAACTGCTGGACACCTACGTCGTGGGCGAAGAGGCATACGAGATCGAACGGCTGTGGCAGAAGATGTACCGCAGCGGCTTCTATCGCGGGGGCCCGATCCTGATGAGCGCATTGTCGGGGATCGATCAGGCGCTCTGGGATCTCAAGGGGAAATCTTTGGGGGTTCCCGTGTACGAGCTCCTCGGTGGGAAAGCGCGTGACCAGATCCGACTGTATGCGCACATCAGAGGCGAGACGCCGACGGAAGCGGCAGAGTACGCGGTCGAGCGAGTCGAGGAGGGATTTACGGCACTGAAAGGGGCTCCCGGGAGCAGAGACTGGGAACATCTCGATACCCCGGCCGTGCTCGATGAGGCACGGGCTCACGTGGGCGCCGTTCGAGACGCAGTCGGTGACGAGATTGACCTTATGTTCGACTTCCATGGGTGCCCGTCCAAACCAATGGCCAAGCGACTCGCCACTGCCCTGGAGGAGTTCGATCCGATGTTCTACGAAGAACTGGTCGTCCCGGAGAAGAATGACGTCCTCCCGGGAATCGCGGCCCACACGGATATTCCCCTCGCGACCGGTGAACGGATGTACAGCCGGTTCGATTTCAAGCCGCTCCTCGAAGCCGGGGCCGTGGATGTCATTCAGCCGGACGTTTCACACGCGGGGGGCATCACCGAGCTGCGCAAGATCGCTACCATGGCAGAAGCGTATGATGTCGCCGTCGCACCCCACTCGCCACTCAGTGCAGTTGCGCTGGCCGCGTGTGTGCAGGTCGACGCCTGCACGCAGAACGCGATCATCCAGGAACAGATCGTTCACGAGGACCGAGTGCCGAACTACCTTGCCGATATGAGCGTCTTCGACCACGACGACGAAGGGTACATCGACATCCCGGAGGGACCGGGATTAGGAATCGACGTCGACGAGGGGTACGTCCGCGAGATGACCACCGAAGACGCGTGGGACGCACCGATCGTAACGCGACGGGACGGCAGTATTACGGATTGGTAG
- a CDS encoding NAD-dependent epimerase/dehydratase family protein, whose product MSIEVVAVTGGNGRIGERVLVELNEHGYRTVNLERAERREAVADQYIAIDLEDAGQVYGALARSDADAVIHMGTVPSPRHQPGYVTYRNNVMSTYHVLEAATQLGLEAVCLPSSINAMGASFQDVPIEVEYLPVDEDHPTTPRDPYAIAKRVIEVTADGFGRDANASPSIGSLRYPWVADGEELDSSFVRSDRTLEAGVPDAPGGRQELFAYVHVDDAAAAARCVIEADFDGHETFWIVADDTTMETSTDELIEECYPDAALRRDFSDHESLVENTKAKDRLGWEPDHSWRMG is encoded by the coding sequence ATGTCCATCGAGGTAGTCGCTGTCACCGGAGGGAACGGCCGTATCGGCGAGCGCGTGCTGGTCGAGCTGAACGAGCACGGCTACCGAACGGTCAACCTCGAACGAGCGGAGCGACGAGAGGCGGTCGCCGATCAGTACATCGCGATCGATCTCGAGGACGCCGGCCAGGTGTACGGGGCGCTCGCCCGGAGCGATGCGGACGCAGTGATACACATGGGGACGGTTCCCTCGCCGCGCCACCAACCGGGGTACGTCACCTACCGGAACAACGTGATGAGCACATATCACGTCCTGGAGGCCGCCACCCAACTCGGGCTCGAGGCCGTCTGCCTGCCATCCAGTATCAACGCTATGGGAGCGTCGTTTCAGGACGTTCCCATCGAAGTCGAGTATCTCCCGGTAGACGAGGACCACCCCACGACTCCCCGGGATCCATACGCGATTGCGAAACGCGTGATCGAGGTGACCGCGGATGGATTCGGTCGGGACGCGAACGCATCCCCGAGCATCGGGTCGCTCCGTTACCCGTGGGTCGCCGACGGCGAGGAACTCGACTCCTCATTCGTCCGGAGCGACCGGACACTCGAGGCCGGGGTTCCGGACGCCCCCGGCGGCAGGCAGGAACTCTTCGCGTACGTCCACGTCGACGACGCCGCAGCGGCCGCCCGTTGCGTCATCGAGGCGGACTTCGACGGTCACGAGACGTTTTGGATCGTCGCCGACGACACGACCATGGAGACTTCGACCGACGAGCTCATCGAAGAGTGTTACCCGGACGCGGCACTCAGACGGGACTTTTCGGACCATGAGAGTCTCGTCGAGAACACAAAGGCCAAGGACCGACTCGGTTGGGAACCAGACCACTCCTGGCGAATGGGCTGA